The Phoenix dactylifera cultivar Barhee BC4 chromosome 17, palm_55x_up_171113_PBpolish2nd_filt_p, whole genome shotgun sequence genome contains a region encoding:
- the LOC103719425 gene encoding WD repeat-containing protein RUP2, protein MNINSRISNSNNDSNQEDEEETAEDRARCEWDFHLATIISPSTTREVSDVIGAIEFDPTGHLLATGGISRKIRIYALSSLPSPHGCNLTTSFSDHSTACKFYICTPAKLSSLRWQPDSGGRIIGSGDYDGVVTEYDVERRVAIFERDEHDGRRVWSIDYSINGELCASGSDDGTAHIWDRRCNGGSVWAAKAGGAVCGVEFDPGGGPWIGVGSADRHAYVYDIRATAAAAGPVAVLGGHGRAVTYVRFATAGGGGRVVTSGTDGTHRLWSWEEGREVRVFRGHVNKRSFVGLSVWREGGLVGSGSESGEVFVYDLRWGEPVWVSRWAGDRADADRGFVSAVSWRQTPGEREGMLVAGGSDGVLKAFVSKRKEARL, encoded by the coding sequence ATGAACATCAACTCCAGAATCTCCAACTCCAACAATGATTCAAaccaagaagatgaagaagagacgGCCGAAGACAGAGCTCGCTGTGAATGGGACTTCCACCTCGCCACCATCATCTCCCCTTCAACCACAAGAGAAGTCTCCGACGTCATCGGCGCCATCGAGTTTGACCCCACCGGCCACCTTTTAGCCACCGGTGGCATCTCTAGAAAGATAAGAATCTATGCTCTCAGCTCTTTACCATCACCACACGGATGCAATCTGACGACGAGCTTTTCCGACCACTCCACCGCCTGCAAATTCTATATCTGCACGCCGGCCAAGCTAAGCAGCCTCCGGTGGCAGCCCGATTCCGGCGGTCGCATCATCGGTTCGGGCGACTACGACGGCGTTGTGACCGAGTACGACGTCGAGCGCCGCGTCGCGATTTTCGAACGCGACGAGCATGACGGCCGGCGAGTGTGGAGCATAGACTATTCGATCAATGGGGAGCTCTGCGCGTCGGGTTCAGACGATGGCACTGCGCATATATGGGATCGGAGGTGCAATGGCGGCAGCGTGTGGGCAGCGAAAGCCGGCGGAGCAGTCTGCGGCGTGGAGTTCGACCCGGGGGGCGGGCCGTGGATCGGCGTCGGGAGCGCCGACCGACATGCGTATGTGTACGATATTCGGGCGACGGCTGCGGCTGCGGGGCCGGTGGCGGTTTTAGGGGGGCACGGCCGGGCGGTGACGTATGTTAGGTTCGCCACCGCCGGCGGCGGAGGGAGGGTGGTGACGTCGGGGACGGATGGGACCCATAGGCTGTGGAGTtgggaggaggggagggaggtGAGGGTCTTCAGAGGGCACGTAAACAAACGGAGCTTTGTGGGGTTGTCGGTATGGAGGGAAGGGGGATTGGTGGGGAGCGGGTCGGAGAGCGGCGAGGTGTTCGTATACGACCTCCGGTGGGGGGAGCCGGTCTGGGTGAGCCGGTGGGCGGGGGACCGGGCCGATGCGGACCGGGGTTTCGTTAGCGCCGTCAGCTGGAGGCAGACGCCGGGGGAACGGGAGGGGATGCTGGTGGCCGGGGGTTCGGATGGGGTGCTGAAGGCGTTCGTCAGCAAGAGGAAGGAAGCCCGGCTATGA
- the LOC103719408 gene encoding pre-mRNA cleavage factor Im 25 kDa subunit 2 isoform X3: protein MPTSMAVNMYPLANYTFGTKEPKMEKDTSVADRLARMKVNYMKEGMRTSVEAILLVQEHNHPHILLLQIGNTFCKLPGGRLKPGENEIEGLKRKLSSKLGANSPSFQQNWQIGECVAVWWRPNFETAMYPYCPPHITKPKECKKLFLVHLPEREFFAVPKNLKLLAVPLFELYDNVTRYGPVISTIPQQLSRFQFNMVSS, encoded by the exons ATGCCAACCTCTATGGCTGTGAACATGTACCCGCTCGCGAACTACACGTTCGGGACGAAGGAGCCCAAGATGGAGAAGGACACCTCCGTCGCCGATCGCCTTGCTCGCATGAAGGTCAA CTATATGAAAGAAGGCATGCGGACGAGTGTTGAGGCGATATTACTG GTACAGGAGCACAACCATCCTCATATACTGTTACTGCAAATAGGAAATACATTTTGTAAACTTCCTGGTGGACGTTTGAAGCCTGGAGAGAATG AAATTGAGGGTTTGAAACGGAAGCTGTCTAGCAAACTTGGTGCCAACTCACCTTCCTTCCAGCAAAATTGGCAG ATTGGAGAGTGTGTTGCTGTGTGGTGGAGGCCAAACTTTGAAACAGCAATGTACCCGTATTGTCCTCCTCATATCACCAAGCCCAAG GAGTGTAAGAAGCTTTTTCTTGTTCACCTGCCAGAAAGAGAATTCTTTGCTGTTCCCAAAAACTTGAAGTTGCTTGCTGTTCCATTGTTTGAACTGTATGACAATGTTACG AGATACGGACCTGTTATCTCAACCATTCCACAACAGTTATCAAGGTTCCAGTTCAACATGGTTAGTTCGTGA
- the LOC103719408 gene encoding pre-mRNA cleavage factor Im 25 kDa subunit 2 isoform X1: MRSGCLVSVVVRFYEGLDVRNKALGNEVHQKKRKGDMEAIWLAGVKSASFVPNGLTSYMKEGMRTSVEAILLVQEHNHPHILLLQIGNTFCKLPGGRLKPGENEIEGLKRKLSSKLGANSPSFQQNWQIGECVAVWWRPNFETAMYPYCPPHITKPKECKKLFLVHLPEREFFAVPKNLKLLAVPLFELYDNVTRYGPVISTIPQQLSRFQFNMVSS, translated from the exons ATGCGATCCGGCTGCTTGGTTTCGGTTGTTGTACGATTCTATGAGGGTTTGGATGTCCGGAATAAAGCTTTGGGTAATGAGG TTCatcaaaaaaagaggaaaggagACATGGAAGCGATTTGGCTAGCTGGCGTGAAAAGTGCTTCTTTTGTTCCGAATGGTTTGACGAG CTATATGAAAGAAGGCATGCGGACGAGTGTTGAGGCGATATTACTG GTACAGGAGCACAACCATCCTCATATACTGTTACTGCAAATAGGAAATACATTTTGTAAACTTCCTGGTGGACGTTTGAAGCCTGGAGAGAATG AAATTGAGGGTTTGAAACGGAAGCTGTCTAGCAAACTTGGTGCCAACTCACCTTCCTTCCAGCAAAATTGGCAG ATTGGAGAGTGTGTTGCTGTGTGGTGGAGGCCAAACTTTGAAACAGCAATGTACCCGTATTGTCCTCCTCATATCACCAAGCCCAAG GAGTGTAAGAAGCTTTTTCTTGTTCACCTGCCAGAAAGAGAATTCTTTGCTGTTCCCAAAAACTTGAAGTTGCTTGCTGTTCCATTGTTTGAACTGTATGACAATGTTACG AGATACGGACCTGTTATCTCAACCATTCCACAACAGTTATCAAGGTTCCAGTTCAACATGGTTAGTTCGTGA
- the LOC103719408 gene encoding pre-mRNA cleavage factor Im 25 kDa subunit 2 isoform X2 has protein sequence MRSGCLVSVVVRFYEGLDVRNKALVHQKKRKGDMEAIWLAGVKSASFVPNGLTSYMKEGMRTSVEAILLVQEHNHPHILLLQIGNTFCKLPGGRLKPGENEIEGLKRKLSSKLGANSPSFQQNWQIGECVAVWWRPNFETAMYPYCPPHITKPKECKKLFLVHLPEREFFAVPKNLKLLAVPLFELYDNVTRYGPVISTIPQQLSRFQFNMVSS, from the exons ATGCGATCCGGCTGCTTGGTTTCGGTTGTTGTACGATTCTATGAGGGTTTGGATGTCCGGAATAAAGCTTTGG TTCatcaaaaaaagaggaaaggagACATGGAAGCGATTTGGCTAGCTGGCGTGAAAAGTGCTTCTTTTGTTCCGAATGGTTTGACGAG CTATATGAAAGAAGGCATGCGGACGAGTGTTGAGGCGATATTACTG GTACAGGAGCACAACCATCCTCATATACTGTTACTGCAAATAGGAAATACATTTTGTAAACTTCCTGGTGGACGTTTGAAGCCTGGAGAGAATG AAATTGAGGGTTTGAAACGGAAGCTGTCTAGCAAACTTGGTGCCAACTCACCTTCCTTCCAGCAAAATTGGCAG ATTGGAGAGTGTGTTGCTGTGTGGTGGAGGCCAAACTTTGAAACAGCAATGTACCCGTATTGTCCTCCTCATATCACCAAGCCCAAG GAGTGTAAGAAGCTTTTTCTTGTTCACCTGCCAGAAAGAGAATTCTTTGCTGTTCCCAAAAACTTGAAGTTGCTTGCTGTTCCATTGTTTGAACTGTATGACAATGTTACG AGATACGGACCTGTTATCTCAACCATTCCACAACAGTTATCAAGGTTCCAGTTCAACATGGTTAGTTCGTGA
- the LOC103719409 gene encoding pentatricopeptide repeat-containing protein At3g29230-like: MRRASLPIERRLPDLLEHCNFQQLKQIHGLLVTSSLSRGPTLSSLFLRRATELGRMAYAELVFSSAGALPHVLLWNAMIRGYAYNGPHENCLHLLEEMPQRGLKPNEFTYPHVLVACARLGDSKFGKKVHCRVIKAGFDLVPSIGSSLLNFYIEMERSRLLVGSLADGRKVFDGLADKTIGLWNRMISEYVGFGDFGSARRLFDEMPERDVVSWNAMLSGYVRAMDVESAKDLFQMIPAKNVVSWTSMIRALADSGDFRAARRLFDEMPVRNVVSWNCMLSSYTRHGRFQQALDLFHKMQADGVVPDGFTFVSALSACAHLGALEIGKWIHFNLIRDRLQSGAIVGTALVEMYAKCGDIDRAFIIFIKMVKKDVFCWNVMIKALAVHGRVADAMKLFALMKREGLLLNDFTFMSVLFACSHGGFVEEGRQIFDSMERDFKIEPRIEHYGCLVDLLCRNAQLEEAQQVIKEMPYEPDVAVWGALLGGCRTRNDLRLAEKAMERIAELEVDEGGVYALVSNMYAASSEWNEALKARQKMEQRGIQKSRGCSSILEAADVR; the protein is encoded by the coding sequence ATGCGTCGCGCTTCCTTGCCCATCGAACGGCGTCTCCCAGACCTCCTAGAGCACTGCAACTTCCAGCAGCTGAAGCAAATCCATGGCCTCCTCGTCACCTCCTCTCTCTCCCGAGGCCccaccctctcctccctctttctccGCCGCGCCACCGAGCTCGGCCGTATGGCTTACGCCGAGCTCGTCTTCTCCTCCGCCGGCGCCCTTCCCCACGTCCTTCTCTGGAACGCCATGATCCGAGGCTACGCCTACAATGGCCCCCACGAGAACTGCCTCCATTTGCTCGAGGAAATGCCTCAGCGAGGCCTGAAGCCTAATGAATTCACTTACCCGCATGTCTTAGTTGCATGCGCCCGCCTTGGAGACTCTAAGTTTGGGAAGAAGGTGCATTGCCGAGTTATCAAGGCTGGCTTCGATCTTGTCCCTTCGATTGGTAGTTCGctgttaaatttttatatagagaTGGAACGATCTCGCCTTTTGGTTGGATCATTGGCCGACGGGCGGAAGGTTTTTGACGGTTTGGCGGACAAAACGATTGGACTGTGGAATCGGATGATATCGGAATATGTCGGTTTCGGTGACTTCGGGTCTGCAAGGAGGCTCTTTGACGAAATGCCGGAGAGGGACGTGGTATCATGGAATGCGATGCTTTCGGGCTACGTGAGAGCCATGGACGTAGAGAGCGCGAAAGACTTATTCCAAATGATCCCAGCGAAGAACGTCGTGTCTTGGACGTCCATGATCAGAGCTTTAGCTGATTCGGGCGATTTTAGAGCAGCAAGGAGATTGTTTGACGAGATGCCAGTGAGGAATGTGGTATCTTGGAATTGCATGCTTTCGAGCTACACCCGTCATGGAAGATTTCAGCAGGCATTGGATCTCTTCCATAAGATGCAGGCAGATGGAGTTGTTCCAGATGGCTTCACATTTGTTTCAGCTTTATCAGCTTGTGCTCATCTCGGAGCTTTGGAGATCGGAAAATGGATTCATTTCAACCTTATAAGAGACAGGCTTCAATCTGGAGCTATAGTGGGGACTGCACTGGTAGAAATGTATGCCAAGTGCGGTGACATTGATAGAGCATTTATAATCTTCATCAAGATGGTCAAGAAGGATGTGTTCTGTTGGAATGTAATGATTAAAGCGCTCGCAGTTCATGGAAGGGTGGCAGATGCTATGAAACTCTTTGCACTAATGAAAAGAGAAGGACTTTTGCTCAATGACTTCACATTTATGAGTGTGTTGTTCGCTTGTAGTCATGGAGGGTTTGTCGAAGAGGGTCGCCAAATCTTTGATTCTATGGAGCGAGACTTCAAGATTGAGCCAAGAATCGAACACTACGGGTGTTTAGTTGATCTGCTCTGCCGTAATGCTCAGTTGGAAGAAGCACAACAAGTGATAAAAGAGATGCCTTATGAGCCTGATGTTGCTGTGTGGGGAGCTCTGCTTGGTGGTTGTAGAACAAGGAATGATCTTAGATTGGCGGAGAAGGCGATGGAAAGAATTGCAGAATTGGAAGTCGACGAGGGCGGAGTTTACGCCCTTGTATCAAATATGTATGCTGCTTCCAGTGAATGGAATGAGGCACTGAAGGCAAGACAGAAGATGGAGCAGAGAGGAATTCAGAAGAGCAGAGGATGTAGCAGCATTCTTGAGGCTGCTGATGTGAGATAG
- the LOC103719426 gene encoding MYB-like transcription factor EOBI — protein MGCGTCEKPKVNYRKGLWSPEEDQKLRDYILKHGHSCWSAVPVKAGLQRNGKSCRLRWINYLKPGLKRGIFSQEEEEIIMNLQAKWGNKWSRIAMHLPGRTDNEVKNYWNSYLKKKVIKAQGSDPHGSATQSLDSTNQSLVTHEKTINKFLSSEFLEPPESSTRDSGPSMVHRMEFGSFKGAIQQHFPKVFADWLSVDHVIDQRPGSFVGASTPWNSNNSNIDEVLRPGSSQVVPQSKSDLHSGYGDTGTYGELQAQSEPVSQTIGDEFFDLLSLGEISDSLDMNHDVLF, from the exons ATGGGTTGCGGGACATGCGAGAAGCCCAAAGTGAATTATAGGAAAGGGTTGTGGTCTCCTGAAGAAGATCAGAAACTGAGGGATTACATCCTTAAGCATGGGCACAGCTGCTGGAGTGCAGTTCCTGTAAAAGCTG GTTTACAACGAAATGGAAAGAGTTGCAGATTGAGGTGGATCAATTACTTGAAGCCTGGATTAAAGCGGGGAATTTTTtctcaagaggaggaagaaataaTCATGAACCTTCAGGCCAAGTGGGGCAACAA GTGGTCACGGATAGCGATGCATCTCCCTGGAAGAACAGATAATGAAGTGAAGAATTATTGGAATTCCTACTTAAAGAAGAAAGTGATTAAAGCTCAAGGATCAGATCCTCATGGCTCTGCAACACAATCACTGGATTCGACCAATCAAAGCCTAGTAACTCATGAAAAGACCATTAAcaagtttttaagttctgaattcCTGGAGCCTCCTGAAtcatctacaagagattcaggCCCATCCATGGTGCATAGAATGGAATTTGGCTCCTTCAAAGGGGCAATCCAGCAGCACTTCCCTAAGGTTTTTGCAGATTGGCTCTCTGTCGACCATGTCATTGATCAGAGACCAGGGAGCTTTGTTGGTGCAAGCACTCCATGGAACTCCAATAACTCAAATATTGATGAGGTCCTTAGGCCAGGGTCTTCCCAAGTTGTTCCACAGTCTAAGAGTGATCTTCACAGCGGATATGGAGATACTGGTACTTATGGTGAGCTTCAAGCACAATCTGAACCTGTTAGTCAGACTATAGGAGATGAGTTCTTTGATCTTTTATCCCTGGGGGAGATTTCAGACAGTCTTGACATGAACCATGATGTACTATTTTGA